AGCACGGGCCGCCTCGGACGTCGCCTGGTTCTGGGACGCGGTGCTCGACGACCTGGACATTGAATTTTACGATCCGTACGACCAAATCGTCGACCTCTCGGCGGGCATTGAGCGGCCCTCCTGGTGCGTAAACGGGAAGATGAACATTGTCCACAACCTCCTCGACAGGTGGCAGGGCACGCCCGTGGAGGACCGCGCGGCGCTGCGCTGGGAGGGCGAGGACGGGACCACGAAGACGCTGACGTACGGCGAGCTTCACCGGCGCGTCTGTCGCTGTGCAAACGCGCTGCGGGAGATGGGGCTCGGGACGGGCGACCGAATTGGCTTGTACATGCCCATGACCCCGGAGATCGTCATTGCATTCCTGGCGATCGCAAAAATTGGGGGGGTGCTGCTGCCTCTCTTCAGTGGGTACGGGGTCGGGGCACTGGTCACCCGGCTCCAAGGGGCGGAGGCGCAAGCCCTCTTCACGGCCGACGGCTTTGCGCGCCGAGGTCGTCCCATCGAGATGAAAGAAACCGCGGACGCGGCCGTCGAGCAGTGCCCCACGGTCGAACACGTCATCGTCCGTCGTCACCTCGGGCGGGATGACACGCCCATGACGACCGGGCGCGACCGCTTCTGGGACGATTTCGTGGCGGGGCACGATCCGGAGGCCCGCACGGCCCGCACCAGCGCCGACGACGTGGTCATGGTCATCTACACGAGCGGCACCACCGGGCCGCCGAAGGGGACGGTACACACCCACTGCGGCTTTCCCATCAAGGGCGCGCAGGACATGTACCACCCGATGGACCTGAAGCCGGGAGAGACGATGTACTGGATGAGTGACATGGGATGGATGATGGGCCCGTGGCTCGTCTTCGGCACGCTCACGGTGGGGGCGACCATGGTGCTCTACGACGGAGCCCCCGATCACCCTGACCCTGGACGCCTCTGGCGAATGGTAGACGACCACGAGGTGACCCACCTCGGCGTCTCCCCCACCCTCATTCGTGCCCTCAAGACGCACGGCGACGCGCCCGTGACAGCGTCCAATCGGTCGAGCCTCCGCGCCATCGGTTCCACCGGCAGTCCTTGGGACCCCGAGTCCTGGTCGTGGTGCTTCGAAACGGTGCTCGACGGCGAGAGGCCGATTCTTAACTACTCCGGCGGCACCGAGATCTCCGGCGGCATCCTCTGTGGCAACTTCCTGGAGCCCCTCAAGCCCGCCGCATTCTCCGGCCCAGTCCCCGGCATGGACGCCGACGTCGTGGACGCGGACGGCACGCCGGTCCGGGAGGAGGTCGGCGAGCTCGTCCTGCGGGCGCCCTGGATCGGCATGACGCGCGGCTTCTGGGGCGACGACGACCGCTACCACGAGGCGTACTGGGATCGGCTCGACGACGTATGGGTGCACGGCGACTTTGCGGCCGTCGACGAAGACGGGCTCTGGTACATCCTGGGCCGCTCAGACGATACGATTAACGTGGCCGGCAAGCGCCTCGGCCCGGCCGAGATTGAGGCGCTTCTCAACGCCCACGAGGCGGTCGCCGAGAGCGCGGCCATCGGCGTGCCACACGACGTGAAGGGTTCTGAGATCGTCGCCTTCGTGATGCTGGAGCCGGACCACGCCGAAACCGCGGCCCTCCGCGAGGAGCTGATGCAGGTCGTCGTGGACGAGATGGGCAAGCCCTTGAAGCCGCGTGAGATTCGCTTCACCGACGCCCTGCCCAAGACGCGCAACGCCAAGGTCATGCGGCGCGTAATCCGGGCGGCGTACCTGGGAGAAGAGCTCGGCGATACGTCAAGCCTGGAAGACCCGAGCACCGTCGAGGCCATCCAGGAGGCGCGGTAGGATCCCCCCTACTTCTGCGCCTCGCCTGGCCCACAGACAAACATCCCCCATTTCTCGCCATTGAACAGTGTACGAACTCGTAAAGGAACGATGAATCCAATCCGATATGTGGGTGCGTCTCGTTGCGCTCCTGGCCGTCTTGACGTGTGTGCCTGGGGGCGCGTCGGGCCAGTCCACCGGCGTCATTGAAGGACGGGTGCTCGACGCCGACTCGAATGCGCCACTCCCCCGCACCCACGTCTTCGTAGTGGAGTCAATGCACGGCACCGTGACCGATTCAAGCGGGCGGTTTCGGCTGGAGGGCGTCCGCCTGGGCTCGAAGCGGCTGTACGTGTCGCGGGTGGGACACGAGCGGCGTGCGCTCTCCCTCCGGCCCGCCCCCGATCGTCCCTTGACCGTGACCGTGCGCCTCGACGACAAGGTGCTCGATTCACCGCCGGTCACGGTCTCGGCGGAGCGCGACGACGAGTGGTACGAGCGTCTGGACCACTTCAGGCGTCTGTTCATCGGGCGCTCGGACCTAGCAGAGGACTGCACGCTCGTGAACCCCGAGGTCCTCCGCTTCGACGATAAGTGGTGGGGTCGGTTCGAGGCGTGGGCCGAGAAGCCGGTGGTCATCGAAAACCGGGCCTTGGGCTACCGCCTCACCTACTTCCTGAAGGAATTCGAAGAGCGGGGGTCGGTGGTGCGGTGGGACGGCGAGCCGCTCTTTGAGGCCCTCACGCCGACGGACTCTGCGGAGGCCGCCCGGTGGCGGCAAAACCGACTGGGGGCCTATCGAGGGTCCCTCCGTCACTTCCTCCGTGCCCTCATGAGTGACCGGCTCGACGCGGAGCACTTTGACCTCTACCGCCTGCCTCGGGCGTCCGCCGTCCGCCGCACTGCGCGCGCCGATCGCTTCCCCACGAGCCGCGATCGCATTCTGGAGGCCGGCCCCGACTCCACCTATCTCCTCAACGCTCACGATCGGCTGGAGGTGGTCTATCACGGGAGGCCGGAACGCAAGGCGTACCTTGAATGGGCCGACCTGCGCCGGCGCACGCCTCGGGACCACCAGACGTCCCGGATCGAAATCAATGAACGGCCTCTCCACGTCGACCCGTCCGGCGAAATTATGGAGCCCTACGGGGCCACGCTCTACCAGTATTTTGCCTTCACCGCCCGGATGGCTCAGCGCCTGCCTCGTGGGTATGAACCGCCGCGGTAGCGCGGCCGGTCCCTCAGCTGGCCCAGAAGGCATTTTCGTAGTGGTGAACCTCCGGTGCCCGGTCGGTCAGCATGACCGTCACGACGTCGAAGCGGGCCGGAGCCCCCTCGGACGCATGCTCGTGGAGGTAGCCTCGGGCCGCGTGGTGCAGTGCCTCTCGTTTCTGTGCGGTGATCGAGGCTTCCGGCGCCCCAAATCCCGTCCCGCTCCGGGTCTTTACTTCCACGAAAACGTACTCCGTATCCGCACCGGGCCTCCGACACACCAGATCCAACTCGTTGCGTTCATAGCGGTAGTTGCGCTCCAATATCTCATAGCCGGCCTCGTCGAGATGGGTGGCGGCGATCTCTTCCCCGCGGTCTCCAATGTCGTTGGTCGTTGCCATGACGGACAGGGGAGCATCCCATCAGGAGGAGTCGGGAGAGGTGGTGGTGTCCTCGGACTCG
This genomic interval from Salinibacter grassmerensis contains the following:
- a CDS encoding AMP-binding protein: MSTDMSHPSNSFPFGQDVVWRPDPDVVADSNLRQFMDQHDLADLSALRARAASDVAWFWDAVLDDLDIEFYDPYDQIVDLSAGIERPSWCVNGKMNIVHNLLDRWQGTPVEDRAALRWEGEDGTTKTLTYGELHRRVCRCANALREMGLGTGDRIGLYMPMTPEIVIAFLAIAKIGGVLLPLFSGYGVGALVTRLQGAEAQALFTADGFARRGRPIEMKETADAAVEQCPTVEHVIVRRHLGRDDTPMTTGRDRFWDDFVAGHDPEARTARTSADDVVMVIYTSGTTGPPKGTVHTHCGFPIKGAQDMYHPMDLKPGETMYWMSDMGWMMGPWLVFGTLTVGATMVLYDGAPDHPDPGRLWRMVDDHEVTHLGVSPTLIRALKTHGDAPVTASNRSSLRAIGSTGSPWDPESWSWCFETVLDGERPILNYSGGTEISGGILCGNFLEPLKPAAFSGPVPGMDADVVDADGTPVREEVGELVLRAPWIGMTRGFWGDDDRYHEAYWDRLDDVWVHGDFAAVDEDGLWYILGRSDDTINVAGKRLGPAEIEALLNAHEAVAESAAIGVPHDVKGSEIVAFVMLEPDHAETAALREELMQVVVDEMGKPLKPREIRFTDALPKTRNAKVMRRVIRAAYLGEELGDTSSLEDPSTVEAIQEAR
- a CDS encoding carboxypeptidase-like regulatory domain-containing protein, which gives rise to MWVRLVALLAVLTCVPGGASGQSTGVIEGRVLDADSNAPLPRTHVFVVESMHGTVTDSSGRFRLEGVRLGSKRLYVSRVGHERRALSLRPAPDRPLTVTVRLDDKVLDSPPVTVSAERDDEWYERLDHFRRLFIGRSDLAEDCTLVNPEVLRFDDKWWGRFEAWAEKPVVIENRALGYRLTYFLKEFEERGSVVRWDGEPLFEALTPTDSAEAARWRQNRLGAYRGSLRHFLRALMSDRLDAEHFDLYRLPRASAVRRTARADRFPTSRDRILEAGPDSTYLLNAHDRLEVVYHGRPERKAYLEWADLRRRTPRDHQTSRIEINERPLHVDPSGEIMEPYGATLYQYFAFTARMAQRLPRGYEPPR
- a CDS encoding YraN family protein, which codes for MATTNDIGDRGEEIAATHLDEAGYEILERNYRYERNELDLVCRRPGADTEYVFVEVKTRSGTGFGAPEASITAQKREALHHAARGYLHEHASEGAPARFDVVTVMLTDRAPEVHHYENAFWAS